ATTCATCATATACAGCATTATCTATTTCATTTAAGGCAATTGCATCAGTACCATCGGTTAATGTTACAGGTAAGGCTGTTGTGTTAGATGAAGTTGCATCAGCTTGCCAACCAGTACCTTCACTATTATAACCAAAAATAAAATTAGGCACAGTACTTAAACCTTGAAATGCAAAAATTTGATCACCGCTACCTGATAATGACATACCATTAGTTCCAATAGTAGCATCATTATCAACAGCCCAATCACCACTGGCAGGGGCGGTATAGGTAATAATTGTCCCTGCAGTTTGAGCACTTGGAGCAGTATATTTTACACCCCCTTCACCCCCTCTAAATGAACCAGCACTTAACCAACCACTATCGGTAAATCTTATTTCTGTGCCAGATTCAATATCCACTAATAAAACAAAAGCAAATTCATCAGGAGCATCATAATTTGCTCCAATTATTGCAATATCACCAGCAATTAAAGTTGTTTGGCTATAAGAAAACTGTCCAAAAAACAATATCATCAAAAAGCCAAGGATAAATCCCGTGATTTTTGTTTTCCAATAAGTAAATTTTTTCATAATAATAATTTTAAGTTAATAAATAGTTTAATGTTTTGATATTTAATTAATTATAATTAATGTTTGTTTGGTAAATAGTTTACCTACAATGATACATTAAAAAAAAGGAATTAAAGTTAATGAATAATTATGGAATAATTAATTTATTGTTAAAAAAATGTAAAATAATAGTAGAGATATATCATTTCCTGAAACTTCGGGATAATTATTTGACAAGAATTGTTCAATTGTTTCATTGTTATATTGTTGATGAATAACCATTTAACAATATAACAATGTAACAATATTTTTTAATATCATTGATTCTTTATTTGCATTTGCTTCTTGATTAAAACTAAAAAATACTGAGTTTTGGATATATCTCTACTACTATTTTAATCAAACATTTCAATAATTTCCTGTTTTGTTTTTCCGAGGATATTATATTTTTCTCCGATTTTAGTAAATGCTTCAATTGCTTTATCCAAATGTTTTTTATCATGTGCAGCAGATAATTGTACTCTTATTCTTGCTTCGCCTTTTGGGACTACAGGGGAATAAAAACCGATAACGTAAATTCCTTCTTTTAACAGGTCGGCAGCAAAATCCTGTGATAATTTAGCATTATACAACATAATTGCTATAATTGCTGATGATGTTGGTTTTATATCAAAACCGGTTTCTTTCATTTTACTGTAAAAATATTCGGTATTGTCATGCAGTTTATCCTGAAGTTCGGTTGTTTCGTCCATCATTTCAAACATTTTAATGCCTGCTGCTGCAACCATCGGAGGTATAGAATTTGAAAATAAATATGGTCTTGACCTTTGACGCAGGATTTCAATAATTTCTTTTTTCCCTGTTGTAAATCCGCCAATAGCCCCCCCAAATGCTTTTCCTAATGTTCCTGTTATAATATCTACTTTTCCGCGTATGTTGAATAATTCTGTTACTCCACGACCTGATTTTCCAACCACACCGGCAGAATGGCATTCATCAACCATAACCATTGCATCATATTTTTCGGC
This portion of the Bacteroidales bacterium genome encodes:
- the kbl gene encoding glycine C-acetyltransferase, producing the protein MYGKIKEHLQKELADIKTAGLYKNERIITSPQDAEIEVNTGEAVLNFCANNYLGLSNHPKLVDAAKKALDTHGYGMSSVRFICGTQDLHKELEKKIADFFGTEDTILYAACFDANGGVFEPLLNNEDAIISDSLNHASIIDGVRLCKAQRYRYKNADMEDLENQLKTAQAQRFRIIITDGVFSMDGNVAQMDKIVELAEKYDAMVMVDECHSAGVVGKSGRGVTELFNIRGKVDIITGTLGKAFGGAIGGFTTGKKEIIEILRQRSRPYLFSNSIPPMVAAAGIKMFEMMDETTELQDKLHDNTEYFYSKMKETGFDIKPTSSAIIAIMLYNAKLSQDFAADLLKEGIYVIGFYSPVVPKGEARIRVQLSAAHDKKHLDKAIEAFTKIGEKYNILGKTKQEIIEMFD